A single window of Proteiniborus ethanoligenes DNA harbors:
- a CDS encoding AtpZ/AtpI family protein, with translation MKTNGKSKILENLALVSQIGISMLVPILGGILLGNFIDKKLGTGVIFLLTFCVLGIISSFVTLFNIAVGRNKRK, from the coding sequence ATGAAAACTAATGGAAAGTCGAAAATACTCGAAAACTTAGCCTTGGTTTCACAAATAGGCATATCAATGCTAGTTCCTATTTTAGGCGGAATTTTGCTAGGCAATTTTATAGATAAAAAATTAGGAACAGGAGTAATTTTTCTTTTGACTTTTTGTGTTTTAGGAATAATCTCATCCTTTGTAACTCTATTTAATATTGCTGTGGGGCGTAATAAAAGGAAGTGA
- a CDS encoding short-chain fatty acid transporter translates to MFKKFTNGCIALVQKYLPDAFLFAVILTIIVFVAGMITTGQAPVDMIRHWGGGFWSLLGFAMQMALVVVTGYVLADTKPVKKALDKLACIPKTPRQAIWFISFVSLIAMFINWGFGLVIGPLFARRLSKKIKGVDYRLLIASAYASIANWHGGISGSIPLKMATGGLEAETAGALTAAIPITETIFAPWNLIMQIAILIIIPLVNSAMHPDPKDVVSLDTSLLEEEVAVAKDKSLMTPAERVENSPILSMIIGIGGLAYIVYWFATKGFNLDLNIVNFIFLFLGIILHGNPRNFLDSVEGSVKGAAGVLIQFPFYAGIMGMMVGANPEGVSLAKIISDGFVSIATPKTFPLLSYLSAGIVNFFVPSGGGQWAVQAPIMMPAGAALGVNPAVTGMTIAWGDAWTNLIQPFWALPALGIAGLGARDIMGYCIIDLIVVGVITCAGFLFLV, encoded by the coding sequence ATGTTTAAAAAATTTACGAATGGATGTATTGCTTTAGTTCAAAAATATTTACCTGATGCATTTTTATTCGCAGTTATTTTAACTATTATTGTTTTCGTAGCTGGTATGATAACAACAGGACAAGCACCAGTAGATATGATTAGACACTGGGGCGGTGGCTTCTGGAGCCTACTAGGATTTGCTATGCAGATGGCACTTGTAGTAGTAACAGGTTATGTATTAGCTGATACAAAACCAGTAAAAAAAGCTCTAGATAAACTTGCTTGTATTCCTAAAACTCCACGTCAAGCTATATGGTTTATTTCTTTTGTTTCACTAATTGCTATGTTTATTAACTGGGGATTTGGATTAGTTATTGGACCTTTATTTGCTAGAAGACTTTCTAAAAAAATAAAAGGTGTTGACTATAGACTATTAATAGCATCTGCCTATGCAAGTATTGCAAACTGGCATGGTGGAATATCTGGTTCTATACCTTTAAAAATGGCTACAGGTGGATTAGAAGCTGAGACAGCAGGAGCATTAACTGCTGCTATACCAATAACAGAAACTATATTTGCACCATGGAATCTTATCATGCAAATAGCTATATTAATTATAATACCATTAGTAAACTCAGCTATGCATCCAGATCCAAAAGATGTAGTATCTTTAGATACAAGCTTATTAGAAGAAGAAGTTGCAGTTGCAAAAGATAAGTCACTGATGACGCCAGCAGAGAGAGTTGAAAACAGTCCGATTCTTTCAATGATAATTGGTATAGGTGGTTTAGCATATATTGTATATTGGTTTGCGACTAAAGGATTTAACTTAGACTTAAATATTGTTAACTTTATTTTCTTATTCCTCGGCATTATTTTACATGGAAATCCAAGAAACTTCCTTGATTCTGTTGAAGGTTCTGTGAAAGGTGCTGCTGGTGTTTTAATACAATTCCCATTTTATGCAGGTATTATGGGTATGATGGTAGGAGCTAATCCAGAAGGAGTTTCATTAGCAAAAATAATATCAGACGGATTTGTTTCTATAGCTACACCAAAAACATTCCCACTTCTTTCATATCTAAGTGCTGGAATAGTTAACTTCTTTGTGCCTTCAGGTGGAGGACAATGGGCAGTGCAAGCTCCTATCATGATGCCAGCAGGAGCTGCTCTAGGTGTTAACCCTGCAGTTACAGGTATGACTATTGCTTGGGGAGATGCTTGGACAAACCTAATACAGCCATTCTGGGCTTTACCTGCTCTTGGTATTGCAGGACTTGGTGCTAGAGATATTATGGGCTACTGTATAATTGACTTAATAGTAGTAGGTGTAATAACTTGTGCTGGATTCTTATTCTTAGTTTAA
- a CDS encoding CoA transferase subunit B, whose amino-acid sequence MDKARVREVIAKRVAQELKDGDVVNLGIGLPTMVANYVPEGMDVTFQSENGFVGLGPAPEEGKEDKDLVNAGGQHVTINPGGAFFDSSMSFSIIRGGHVDITVLGALQVDQKGNLANWMIPGKMVPGMGGAMDLVVGAKKVIVAMEHTAKGKAKILKECKLPLTAAGEVDMIITEMAVIQVSKDGLFLTEIGPETTVEEVIRLTEAELTVSEMLKVMDV is encoded by the coding sequence ATGGATAAAGCTAGAGTAAGAGAAGTCATAGCTAAAAGAGTAGCACAAGAACTAAAAGATGGAGACGTAGTAAATCTAGGAATAGGTTTACCAACAATGGTAGCAAACTATGTACCAGAAGGCATGGATGTAACATTCCAATCAGAAAATGGTTTTGTTGGACTTGGACCAGCACCAGAAGAAGGTAAAGAAGACAAGGATTTAGTAAATGCAGGTGGTCAACATGTTACTATAAACCCAGGTGGAGCATTTTTCGACAGTTCTATGTCCTTTAGTATTATAAGAGGAGGACATGTTGACATAACAGTATTAGGAGCATTACAAGTAGACCAAAAAGGCAATCTTGCTAACTGGATGATACCAGGGAAAATGGTACCAGGAATGGGTGGCGCTATGGACCTTGTAGTAGGAGCTAAAAAGGTTATCGTAGCAATGGAGCATACAGCTAAAGGTAAGGCAAAAATATTGAAAGAATGTAAATTGCCACTAACAGCAGCAGGAGAAGTAGATATGATTATTACTGAAATGGCTGTAATACAAGTATCTAAAGATGGCTTATTCTTAACTGAGATAGGACCAGAAACAACAGTTGAAGAAGTAATAAGATTAACAGAAGCAGAACTAACAGTATCAGAAATGCTTAAAGTTATGGATGTTTAA
- a CDS encoding CoA transferase subunit A, translated as MSKVISMKEVLDKIYDGATIMVGGFIGVGGPNTIVDGMLEKNVKDLTLIANDTVVPELGTGKLIVNKQIKKAIVTHIGTNPETGRQMNAGELEVELVPQGTLAERIRAAGAGLGGVLTPTGLGTIVEEGKQKVEVDGKEFLLEKPVKADIALIKGSKVDKKGNIYYNASTRNFNPLMAMAADLVIVEAEEIVEVGELDPNDVMTPGIFVDFIVKGEN; from the coding sequence ATGTCTAAAGTAATCTCAATGAAAGAGGTATTAGACAAAATCTATGATGGTGCAACAATTATGGTAGGTGGCTTCATAGGAGTAGGTGGACCAAATACTATAGTTGACGGAATGTTAGAGAAAAATGTAAAGGATTTAACTTTAATAGCTAATGATACTGTTGTACCAGAACTAGGAACAGGCAAGCTAATAGTAAACAAACAAATAAAAAAAGCAATTGTAACTCATATAGGGACAAACCCTGAAACAGGAAGACAAATGAATGCTGGTGAGCTAGAAGTTGAACTTGTACCACAAGGGACACTAGCAGAAAGAATAAGAGCAGCAGGTGCTGGTCTTGGAGGAGTACTTACTCCAACAGGTTTAGGAACAATAGTAGAAGAAGGAAAACAAAAAGTAGAAGTTGATGGCAAAGAATTCCTTCTAGAAAAACCAGTAAAAGCTGATATAGCATTAATCAAAGGCTCAAAAGTAGATAAGAAAGGTAATATATACTACAACGCATCAACAAGAAACTTCAACCCATTGATGGCAATGGCAGCAGACTTAGTAATAGTAGAAGCTGAAGAAATAGTTGAAGTAGGTGAGCTTGACCCTAATGATGTAATGACACCAGGAATATTTGTAGACTTCATTGTAAAGGGGGAAAACTAA
- a CDS encoding 3-keto-5-aminohexanoate cleavage protein has protein sequence MEKVIISAALTGVSTFREQTPYVPITPEEIADQAYESWKAGASIVHIHVREEDGTPSMNFEKFEKTVKLIRERCDVVINLTTSGGIGLTDEVRIRPFYELKPEIASYDAGTMNWQHRTVFENRPEFLEKLAKRMKEVNVKPEVEIFDTGMIYNTMYYASKGLIDDPIYFQFVLGAPGGMTATVKNLLHLKESIPEGSIWSAFGIGKGHLPIMYATLALGGNIRVGLEDNIYYSKGVLAKSNAELVERAVRVVKEFGKQPATPDEAREILKLRK, from the coding sequence ATGGAAAAGGTTATTATCAGTGCTGCCTTAACGGGAGTGTCCACTTTTAGAGAACAGACACCATATGTTCCTATTACACCAGAAGAAATAGCTGATCAAGCATATGAATCATGGAAGGCTGGAGCTTCTATAGTGCATATTCATGTGCGTGAAGAAGATGGAACTCCTTCAATGAATTTTGAAAAATTTGAAAAGACAGTAAAGCTAATAAGAGAAAGATGTGATGTGGTAATAAATCTAACTACTTCAGGGGGCATAGGCTTAACTGACGAAGTACGAATACGACCATTTTATGAATTAAAGCCAGAAATTGCATCATATGATGCTGGTACTATGAATTGGCAGCACAGAACAGTATTTGAAAACAGACCAGAATTCCTTGAAAAGCTTGCAAAAAGGATGAAAGAAGTGAATGTAAAACCAGAGGTAGAAATATTTGACACAGGCATGATATATAACACCATGTACTATGCAAGCAAAGGATTAATAGATGATCCAATATATTTTCAATTTGTTTTAGGTGCACCAGGTGGAATGACAGCGACAGTTAAGAATCTATTACATTTAAAAGAATCCATACCTGAAGGCTCTATATGGTCAGCTTTTGGCATAGGAAAAGGTCATTTGCCAATAATGTATGCTACCTTAGCACTAGGCGGAAACATTAGGGTAGGCTTAGAGGATAACATTTATTATTCAAAGGGTGTACTAGCAAAATCAAATGCAGAGCTTGTTGAAAGAGCTGTAAGAGTTGTAAAAGAGTTTGGTAAACAGCCTGCAACACCAGATGAAGCAAGAGAAATATTAAAATTAAGAAAATAA
- a CDS encoding thiolase domain-containing protein has protein sequence MSVSIIGTAHSKMGKLVDESIYSLLVNAGREAMKDANVTGKDIDAVYVSNYGGPSFNKQSHLAPYALEIDPDLRFTPCTRVENACAAGSNAVKEAILAIESGRAETVLVVGVEKMTSLKTAGVTETLALASYYPEEGAKGYTFPGLYAEYAKGYMKHYGYSVEELYDTLGHITVKAHKNAMSNPLAQMHVEFEHEFAKTISDKNPLIADPLKLSDCSLVSDGAAALVLTKTDLAKAKKDKVVEISSIAHVTDYLSIVEGKRATYELTGAKLAVKKALEEAKLTIDDINVAEVHDCFTITELLIYEALGLAEPGKGREAILNGTVQVGGKLPVNPSGGLKAKGHPIGATGVSMFVLIARQLLGEAIGLQVENAERGLVLNIGGSGGTNISSVLTRIK, from the coding sequence ATGTCAGTTTCAATAATTGGTACAGCCCATTCTAAAATGGGAAAATTAGTAGATGAGTCAATATACTCACTATTAGTTAATGCAGGTAGGGAAGCAATGAAGGATGCTAACGTTACGGGAAAAGATATAGATGCTGTTTATGTTAGTAACTATGGAGGACCATCCTTTAACAAACAATCACATTTAGCACCATATGCACTAGAAATTGACCCAGATTTAAGATTTACACCTTGTACAAGAGTGGAAAACGCTTGTGCAGCTGGTTCAAATGCAGTTAAAGAAGCTATCCTTGCTATAGAATCAGGAAGAGCAGAAACTGTATTAGTAGTTGGTGTTGAAAAAATGACTTCATTAAAGACAGCTGGTGTTACTGAAACATTAGCATTAGCATCATATTATCCAGAAGAAGGAGCAAAAGGATATACATTCCCAGGATTGTATGCTGAATATGCTAAAGGATATATGAAGCATTATGGCTATAGTGTAGAAGAGCTTTATGACACATTAGGACATATAACAGTAAAGGCTCATAAAAATGCAATGAGTAACCCTCTTGCTCAAATGCATGTTGAATTTGAACATGAATTTGCTAAAACTATTTCAGACAAAAATCCATTGATAGCTGATCCACTAAAGCTTTCTGACTGTTCACTTGTATCTGACGGTGCAGCAGCTCTAGTGTTAACTAAAACAGATTTAGCTAAGGCAAAGAAGGACAAAGTAGTAGAAATATCTAGTATAGCTCATGTTACAGACTATCTGTCAATAGTAGAAGGTAAGAGAGCAACTTACGAGTTAACAGGAGCAAAACTAGCAGTTAAAAAAGCCCTAGAAGAAGCAAAACTAACTATAGATGATATTAATGTTGCAGAGGTTCATGACTGCTTTACTATAACAGAGCTATTAATATATGAAGCATTAGGTCTAGCAGAGCCAGGAAAAGGAAGAGAAGCAATATTAAATGGAACTGTTCAAGTTGGAGGAAAGCTTCCAGTTAACCCATCAGGTGGACTAAAAGCAAAAGGACATCCAATAGGAGCTACAGGAGTTTCTATGTTTGTGCTTATTGCAAGACAATTACTTGGAGAAGCTATAGGACTTCAAGTGGAAAATGCTGAGAGAGGACTAGTTCTAAACATAGGTGGTAGTGGTGGAACTAACATATCTTCAGTATTAACAAGAATTAAATAG
- a CDS encoding acetyl-CoA C-acetyltransferase encodes MREVVIASAVRTPIGAFGGSLKSISAADLGAIVAKEAIVRAGIEAEAVEEVIFGNVLQAGLGQNIARQVSVKAGIPIETPSFTVNKVCGSGLKTVELAAQAILSGEADVVLAGGTENMSAAPYILKDARWGQRMGDGKLVDYMIHDGLWDIFNDYHMGITAENIAEQWNITREEQDEFALRSQLRAEIAIKEGNFKAEIVPVTIPQRKGDPVVVYTDEYPKFGTTLETLSKLRPAFKKDGTVTAGNASGINDGAAILVVMSKEKAEELGVKPLATIKAFASAGVDPSIMGTGPIPATRKALKKANLQIQDIDLVEANEAFASQSLCVAKELGLNMEKTNVNGGAIALGHPIGASGARILVTLIHEMIKRDSKTGLATLCIGGGQGTALIVSR; translated from the coding sequence ATGAGAGAAGTAGTTATAGCTAGTGCTGTTAGAACACCAATTGGAGCCTTTGGAGGCAGTCTAAAATCTATATCTGCAGCCGATTTAGGGGCTATAGTAGCTAAAGAAGCCATTGTTAGGGCTGGTATAGAGGCAGAAGCAGTTGAAGAGGTTATCTTTGGTAACGTTCTCCAAGCAGGACTAGGGCAAAATATTGCTAGACAGGTATCTGTTAAAGCTGGAATACCTATTGAAACACCTTCATTCACTGTAAACAAAGTATGTGGTTCAGGACTAAAAACCGTAGAATTAGCAGCTCAAGCTATCTTATCTGGAGAAGCAGATGTAGTTTTAGCAGGTGGAACAGAAAACATGAGCGCTGCTCCTTATATCCTAAAAGATGCTAGATGGGGTCAAAGAATGGGAGATGGAAAGCTTGTTGACTATATGATCCATGATGGCCTATGGGATATATTTAATGACTATCATATGGGAATTACAGCAGAAAATATAGCAGAGCAATGGAATATTACTAGAGAAGAACAAGATGAATTTGCACTTAGAAGTCAATTAAGAGCAGAGATAGCTATTAAAGAAGGAAATTTCAAAGCAGAAATAGTTCCTGTAACTATTCCTCAAAGAAAAGGAGACCCTGTAGTTGTATACACAGATGAGTATCCAAAGTTTGGAACAACATTAGAAACACTTTCAAAGCTTAGACCAGCATTTAAAAAAGATGGAACAGTAACAGCAGGAAACGCATCAGGAATAAATGACGGAGCCGCAATCCTAGTAGTAATGTCAAAAGAAAAAGCAGAAGAACTAGGAGTAAAGCCTTTAGCAACTATTAAAGCCTTTGCATCAGCAGGAGTAGATCCAAGCATTATGGGAACAGGACCAATACCAGCAACTAGAAAGGCTTTAAAGAAGGCAAATTTACAAATCCAGGATATAGACTTAGTAGAAGCAAATGAAGCCTTTGCATCACAAAGCTTATGCGTTGCAAAAGAACTAGGCTTAAACATGGAAAAGACAAATGTAAATGGAGGAGCCATAGCACTAGGGCATCCAATAGGAGCATCAGGAGCAAGAATACTAGTTACATTAATACATGAAATGATTAAAAGAGATTCAAAAACAGGACTTGCAACCCTATGTATAGGTGGAGGGCAAGGTACAGCATTGATAGTGTCAAGATAA
- a CDS encoding sigma 54-interacting transcriptional regulator has translation MEDLHQRALEYYDKVLNHLQMIIDNVFDGIIIESKGRVIFCNEPFEKIVGLKKEDIVDKSLSSILKDEELISVISQSANTEKIEISIGKKQILFMKSAIQISDSISSNILVFKDITMENFSQAFSKELTGNLEVLEELYSHAYHGMAVVDDEGKIIKWDYEELLGYKEEEVLGKYAPDIIENTRLHIVAKTGKKEICDLQLVNGRYLITSRIPIVRNDKVIGAVGTVFFKNVDELKNLVSKIEVLENTVNKYKSEISRLYKTKYSFDDIITKNKKMLSIREVAKKAARSNSTVLIQGESGTGKEFFAHAIHDGSQRKYGPFVTINCAAIPRELLESELFGYEEGAFTGARKHGKMGKFELANGGSILLDEIGSMPIEMQAKLLRVLEAREFERVGGTNRINLDVRIIASTNESLEEQVKLGKFRQDLYYRLNVILVEIPPLRDRIEDIGVLSQNILENLSRDLMIGVRRFAPETIEVLMKHDWPGNVRELRNAIERAINIAQGDVIYPEYLPDYILDKADFNKHQIVEGGLLKNIVAKAEMDAIIKILRECEDNKTLAAKKLGIHRTVLYKKIDAYNINN, from the coding sequence ATGGAAGACTTACATCAAAGAGCTCTAGAATATTATGATAAGGTCCTAAATCATTTACAAATGATAATAGACAATGTCTTTGATGGCATAATAATAGAATCAAAAGGAAGAGTAATATTTTGCAATGAACCCTTCGAGAAAATTGTAGGATTAAAAAAAGAAGATATTGTTGATAAATCATTAAGCTCAATTTTAAAGGATGAGGAGCTTATCAGCGTAATTTCTCAGTCTGCTAATACAGAAAAGATAGAGATAAGCATTGGAAAAAAGCAAATACTGTTTATGAAAAGTGCTATTCAAATAAGTGATAGCATTAGCTCAAACATACTAGTGTTTAAAGATATTACTATGGAGAATTTTTCGCAAGCCTTTTCTAAGGAGCTAACTGGAAACCTAGAAGTGTTGGAGGAACTTTATAGCCATGCTTATCATGGGATGGCTGTAGTGGATGACGAAGGAAAAATAATTAAATGGGATTATGAAGAACTTTTAGGCTACAAGGAGGAGGAGGTTTTAGGGAAATATGCTCCAGATATTATTGAAAATACTAGGCTCCATATAGTAGCTAAGACGGGTAAAAAAGAAATATGTGACCTACAGCTGGTGAATGGAAGATATCTCATTACCTCTCGTATACCTATTGTGAGAAATGATAAGGTGATAGGAGCAGTAGGAACAGTTTTTTTCAAGAATGTAGATGAGCTAAAGAATTTAGTAAGTAAAATAGAAGTACTAGAGAATACGGTAAATAAATATAAAAGCGAAATAAGCAGACTATACAAGACTAAGTACTCATTTGATGATATAATAACTAAAAACAAGAAGATGCTCAGCATTAGAGAGGTTGCTAAAAAGGCAGCGAGAAGTAACTCTACAGTCTTGATACAGGGAGAAAGCGGAACGGGTAAGGAATTCTTTGCACATGCTATACATGATGGAAGCCAAAGAAAATATGGACCTTTTGTTACTATAAACTGTGCGGCCATTCCTAGAGAGCTTTTAGAATCTGAGCTTTTTGGATATGAAGAAGGAGCCTTTACAGGGGCTAGAAAGCATGGAAAAATGGGGAAATTTGAACTAGCAAACGGCGGAAGTATACTATTAGATGAGATTGGTTCTATGCCCATTGAAATGCAGGCTAAGCTACTGAGAGTATTAGAGGCTAGAGAGTTTGAAAGGGTAGGAGGAACAAATCGTATCAATCTAGATGTGCGTATAATAGCTTCAACTAACGAATCTCTAGAGGAACAGGTTAAACTAGGCAAGTTTAGGCAGGATTTATACTATCGTTTAAATGTAATATTGGTAGAAATACCACCTTTAAGAGATAGAATAGAAGATATAGGGGTGTTATCTCAAAATATTTTAGAGAACCTATCTAGAGATTTAATGATAGGAGTTAGAAGGTTTGCGCCAGAAACAATTGAAGTATTAATGAAGCACGATTGGCCTGGCAACGTAAGAGAACTAAGAAATGCTATTGAAAGAGCCATAAACATAGCACAAGGAGATGTAATTTATCCTGAGTATTTACCAGATTATATATTAGATAAGGCAGATTTTAATAAGCATCAAATAGTAGAAGGTGGTCTATTAAAAAATATTGTTGCTAAGGCAGAAATGGATGCAATTATAAAAATTTTAAGGGAATGTGAGGATAATAAGACCTTAGCAGCTAAAAAACTGGGCATACACAGAACTGTATTATATAAAAAAATAGATGCTTATAATATAAATAATTAA
- a CDS encoding sigma 54-interacting transcriptional regulator, which translates to MLNTLLESDLFDNKYKTFTRSTLSRNRDLLGLGNDEALFLDEIEDMHYNIII; encoded by the coding sequence ATTCTTAATACGCTTTTAGAATCTGATTTGTTTGATAATAAATATAAGACTTTTACGAGATCTACCTTAAGCAGAAACCGCGACTTGTTAGGACTTGGAAATGATGAAGCCTTGTTTTTGGATGAAATTGAAGATATGCATTATAATATAATAATATAA
- a CDS encoding ROK family protein, protein MSPVGELVKLCFSGECSLNDIKSLIKGKGGLVGYLGTNDAKEVGKMIKEGDSKAELVYKAMAYQVAKEIGSMATVLKGHVEAIILTGGIAHDELFVNWIKERVDFISSVIVYPGEDELIALAEGGLRVLRGEEKTKQYF, encoded by the coding sequence ATATCGCCAGTTGGAGAACTAGTAAAGCTATGTTTTTCAGGAGAATGTTCCTTAAATGATATTAAAAGTTTAATAAAAGGTAAAGGTGGATTAGTAGGCTACTTAGGTACAAATGATGCTAAAGAAGTAGGAAAAATGATAAAAGAAGGAGATAGTAAAGCTGAATTAGTTTACAAAGCAATGGCTTATCAGGTAGCAAAAGAGATAGGTAGTATGGCAACGGTTCTAAAAGGCCATGTGGAAGCAATAATACTAACTGGCGGAATTGCACACGATGAGTTATTTGTTAATTGGATAAAAGAAAGAGTAGACTTTATTTCTAGCGTTATTGTTTATCCAGGTGAAGATGAACTTATAGCTTTAGCGGAAGGCGGGCTAAGGGTTTTAAGAGGAGAAGAAAAAACTAAACAATATTTCTAA
- a CDS encoding sigma 54-interacting transcriptional regulator — MYRIGGNKVINFNCRIIAATNADLAELVKQKKFRIDLYYRLNVINISIPPLKYRKEDIIPLAMEFLNQFNEEYGTIKYFASKTLELFLIYDWPGNIREMKNLVERLIVISDKNCIEPEVFYEQVLDKSKINYDSFFIRGSSIDNEGKPTLKQKLESYEAHIIKESIDKFRTLKEASDYLDIDISTLVRKKKKYNI, encoded by the coding sequence ATGTATCGAATAGGCGGAAATAAGGTCATTAACTTTAATTGTAGAATCATAGCTGCAACTAATGCAGACTTAGCAGAATTAGTTAAGCAAAAAAAATTTCGTATTGATTTGTATTATCGCTTAAACGTTATAAACATCAGTATTCCTCCTTTGAAATATAGAAAAGAAGACATTATACCATTAGCAATGGAATTTTTAAATCAGTTTAATGAGGAATATGGAACAATAAAATATTTTGCTTCCAAGACTTTAGAACTCTTCTTAATCTACGATTGGCCTGGAAATATAAGAGAAATGAAAAACTTAGTGGAGAGATTAATTGTAATATCAGATAAAAACTGTATTGAGCCCGAAGTATTTTATGAACAAGTTTTGGATAAATCAAAAATCAATTATGATAGCTTTTTTATAAGAGGCTCAAGTATTGATAACGAAGGAAAGCCTACTCTCAAACAAAAATTAGAAAGCTATGAGGCCCACATAATTAAAGAATCTATAGATAAGTTTAGAACCTTAAAAGAAGCCTCAGATTATTTAGATATAGACATATCAACACTTGTACGAAAAAAGAAAAAATATAATATTTAA